From Poecile atricapillus isolate bPoeAtr1 chromosome Z, bPoeAtr1.hap1, whole genome shotgun sequence, one genomic window encodes:
- the LOC131573143 gene encoding caveolin-2-like: MGLETEKVDTRIFMDDDDNFPRSGGPALSEAEKCAEDELDRDPHGLNSHLQLGFEDVIAEPELTHSFDKVWICSHALFELSKYVIYKVLTLVLAIPLALVVGIVFATLSCLHIWVVVPFVKTCLMVLPSVQTVWKSLTDVFVVPFFQSLGRCFAMVNIRLDQE, from the exons aTGGGGCTGGAGACGGAGAAGGTGGACACCCGCATATTCATGGACGACGACGACAACTTCCCGCGGAGCGGCGGCCCCGCGCTGTCGGAGGCAGAGAAGTGCGCGGAGGACGAGCTGGACCGCGACCCCCACGGGCTGAACTCCCACCTGCAG CTGGGGTTCGAGGATGTGATCGCGGAGCCCGAGCTCACCCACTCCTTCGACAAGGTCTGGATCTGCAGCCACGCTCTGTTTGAGCTCAGCAAGTACGTGATCTACAAGGTCCTGACTCTGGTCCTCGCCATACCGCTGGCCCTGGTTGTGGGGATCGTCTTCGCGACGCTTAGCTGCCTCCACATCTG GGTTGTGGTGCCTTTTGTGAAAACCTGTCTCATGGTCCTGCCTTCAGTGCAAACTGTATGGAAGAGCCTGACAGATGTTTTTGTTGTACCATTCTTTCAGAGTCTAGGCCGGTGCTTTGCCATGGTTAATATACGCCTGGACCAAGAGTGA